In Desulfobacteraceae bacterium, a single genomic region encodes these proteins:
- a CDS encoding GNAT family N-acetyltransferase, which produces MQPHPQPDWLSRLVPVDEVLSRIRPGMSIFLGTGVAEPRTLVRRLMASEDNNLKDLELVQIASHGSDISLDALRAHKCRLKTFFPGWVSREALSEGLVDLIPSRYSQIRRVIASGQVPIEVAFVQITPPNELGYSSLGVAVDVAREAMAKADLVVGEINPQVPFTLGDTIVSVADFDLLVEAADPPVYFEHWPVDPIMEKVAANIAALIEDGDCLTFSIGSLFEALSRQLDGKRDLGLHSPFFTDAQMDLVKKGIVTNRRKAGFRGKSLTSYAVGTAALMQWLNRNPIVEFQRIDSVCDPVQIGRNPNFFGIFHVRKVDLSGLIALHEGSTRVAVGPGETIDFVVGAEISPGGRSVCGLPSRNREGRPNILLSIKDYPSQLNLRESVNMVATEYGVAPLKWRSLRERAQALIEIAHPDDREGLFREAKAARILYPDQIFLKESAHLYPSEIAVRHTFKDGLDVRFRAIKPSDEGEMRRLFYRFSERAVYYRYFAPVKSMPHARMQAYVNVDYRKILSIVGLIGDPEEEQIIAEGRFIQEPATGFAEVAFVVDERFQGHGIATFLYRMLLRLARERGVRGFTAEILASNKAMLRIMEKESRTMEARLFQGVYALKAPFDDEAPPT; this is translated from the coding sequence ATGCAACCGCACCCGCAACCCGATTGGCTCTCGCGCCTCGTTCCGGTAGACGAGGTCCTCTCCCGCATCCGTCCCGGCATGTCCATTTTTTTAGGCACCGGGGTGGCCGAGCCGCGCACCCTGGTGCGGCGCCTGATGGCTTCCGAGGACAACAACCTCAAAGACCTGGAGCTGGTCCAGATCGCCAGCCACGGCAGCGACATTTCCCTGGACGCGCTGAGGGCCCACAAGTGCCGGCTGAAAACCTTCTTCCCGGGATGGGTCTCGCGCGAGGCCCTGAGCGAGGGGCTGGTGGACCTAATCCCCAGCCGCTACTCCCAGATCCGGCGGGTGATCGCATCCGGCCAGGTGCCCATCGAGGTGGCCTTCGTACAGATCACGCCGCCCAACGAACTGGGCTACAGCAGCCTGGGGGTGGCGGTCGATGTGGCCCGCGAGGCCATGGCCAAGGCCGACCTGGTGGTGGGCGAAATCAACCCGCAGGTCCCCTTCACCCTGGGTGACACGATCGTCTCGGTGGCGGATTTCGACTTGCTGGTGGAAGCGGCCGACCCGCCGGTCTATTTCGAGCACTGGCCCGTGGACCCGATCATGGAGAAGGTGGCGGCCAACATTGCCGCCCTGATCGAGGACGGCGACTGCCTGACCTTCTCCATCGGGTCGCTGTTCGAGGCCCTCAGTCGGCAGTTGGACGGCAAGCGCGACCTGGGGCTGCACTCACCCTTTTTCACCGACGCCCAGATGGATCTGGTCAAGAAGGGGATCGTCACCAACCGCCGCAAAGCGGGCTTCCGGGGCAAGTCGCTGACCTCCTACGCTGTGGGAACGGCTGCATTGATGCAGTGGCTGAACCGAAACCCGATCGTCGAGTTTCAGCGCATCGACTCGGTCTGCGACCCGGTCCAGATCGGCCGCAACCCGAACTTTTTCGGGATCTTTCACGTCCGCAAGGTGGACCTCTCGGGCTTGATCGCCCTCCACGAGGGCAGCACCCGGGTGGCGGTCGGACCCGGCGAGACCATCGATTTCGTGGTCGGCGCCGAGATCTCGCCTGGAGGCCGTTCGGTTTGTGGCCTTCCCAGCCGCAACCGCGAGGGCCGGCCCAACATTCTGCTGTCGATCAAGGACTACCCCAGCCAGCTCAACCTGCGTGAATCGGTCAACATGGTCGCCACCGAGTACGGCGTCGCCCCGCTGAAATGGCGCAGCCTGCGCGAACGGGCCCAAGCCCTGATCGAAATCGCGCACCCCGACGACCGCGAAGGGTTGTTCCGGGAGGCCAAGGCGGCCAGGATCCTCTACCCGGATCAGATTTTCCTGAAGGAAAGCGCCCACCTCTACCCGTCCGAGATCGCCGTGCGACACACCTTCAAGGACGGCCTGGATGTCCGCTTCCGGGCCATCAAACCCTCGGATGAGGGGGAAATGCGGCGCCTGTTCTACCGCTTTTCCGAGCGGGCCGTCTACTACCGGTATTTCGCACCGGTCAAAAGCATGCCCCACGCCCGCATGCAGGCCTACGTAAACGTGGACTACCGCAAGATCCTGTCCATCGTCGGGCTGATCGGCGACCCCGAGGAGGAGCAGATCATCGCCGAGGGGCGTTTCATCCAGGAGCCCGCCACCGGCTTTGCCGAGGTCGCCTTCGTGGTCGACGAGCGCTTCCAGGGGCACGGCATCGCCACCTTTCTCTACCGGATGCTGCTGCGTCTGGCACGGGAGCGCGGCGTCCGGGGCTTCACCGCTGAAATCCTGGCCTCCAACAAGGCCATGCTGCGCATCATGGAAAAGGAAAGCCGCACCATGGAGGCCAGATTGTTCCAGGGGGTTTACGCCCTCAAAGCCCCTTTCGACGACGAAGCCCCACCAACCTGA
- a CDS encoding sel1 repeat family protein — translation MSVKCKKPLLWICMGLMLLGGCKNSMVGQGDVSGTESPDPAACWEEADRLYDADQRPAALALYLRCADDGHAQAQYIAGHMLLFGDGVPRQPAEGLDLLEKSADQGHLEALRALGTYCYSDDFGVAQDHARSRALFAQAAAQEDGFAMMMLGYMNQMGYGGERNPEQAAYWYRRASAVGFPLPSVMMDAKTQANAQKSP, via the coding sequence GTGAGCGTGAAATGTAAAAAACCGCTGTTGTGGATTTGCATGGGCCTGATGCTTTTGGGCGGCTGTAAAAATTCGATGGTCGGCCAAGGGGATGTCAGCGGCACTGAAAGCCCCGACCCGGCCGCCTGCTGGGAGGAAGCCGACCGGCTCTACGACGCGGACCAGCGGCCGGCGGCGCTGGCCCTTTACCTCCGGTGCGCAGATGACGGCCATGCCCAGGCCCAGTACATTGCCGGCCATATGCTGCTCTTCGGCGACGGCGTACCCCGCCAGCCCGCCGAAGGCCTGGACTTGCTGGAAAAGTCCGCTGACCAGGGCCATCTGGAGGCCCTGCGGGCGCTGGGCACATACTGCTACAGCGACGATTTCGGCGTTGCCCAAGACCATGCCCGCAGCCGGGCCCTCTTCGCCCAGGCGGCCGCCCAGGAGGACGGGTTTGCAATGATGATGCTGGGCTACATGAACCAGATGGGATACGGGGGTGAGCGCAACCCCGAGCAGGCGGCATACTGGTACCGCAGGGCCTCGGCCGTCGGTTTTCCGCTGCCGTCCGTCATGATGGACGCCAAGACCCAGGCCAATGCCCAAAAAAGCCCTTAA